Part of the Phycisphaeraceae bacterium genome, CGGACCCGACGCCGGCGCGGACCGAGCCGGCGCCCCGGCGCAGCGCCACCGAGGACGCAAGCCCCGCAGGTCCTGGGGCCACCGACACTCCGACGTCGTCAGCGCCTGCGCGCGCCGGCGGCGAGCCGAGCGGGTTCGTCGACTCCGTGGTCGGGCAGATCAACGGGCGCCCGGTCTACGCCAGCGAGTTCTTCGCACCCATGGACGCGCGACTGCGCTCCGAGGCGGCCCGGCTCCCGCCCGCCCGGTGGGTCGAGCAGACCAGGCAGATCGTGCTGAACGCGCTGCGAGAGCGCATGCGTGAAGAGTTGCTCCTCGCCGAGTTCCAGGCGTCGCTCACTCGAGAGCAGCGACAGGGGCTGCTGGCGTTCGTCGGCAACCTGCGCCAGCGCCTCGTGGCCGAGAACCTCGGCAGCGAATCGCTCGCCTCCAGCCGCCTCGAAGAGGCCGAGGGTCTGACGCTCGACCAGAAGATCCAGCAGCAGCGCGACACCGAGATCATCCGCGCGCAGCTCACCCGCGCCGTCGGTGATCGCCTGTATGTCTCCTGGCGCGAGATCGAGCTCGAGTACGAGCGCAACTACGACCAGTACAACCCGGCTCCGATCGCGCGCCTGCGCATGATCCAGGTGCCGGCGGCCAACACGGAGCGGGTGGACGCGGTCCGCGAAGCCCTCGCGTCCGGAACGCCCTTCGCCGAGGTCGCGTCGTCCTCCAGCGACTTCCGCGCCAGCGAGGGCGGGCTCTGGACTATCGCGGTCGAGCGCGGCGGGTACGAGGCGACCCGCATCTTCGCGCCCGACGAGCTCAACCGCGTCGCGGTCGGGCTCTCCCCGGGCCAGGTCAGCGAGCCGTTCGCATGGGCGAACTCCACTGTGTGGCTGCACCTCGAAGCGATCGAGCAGCCCCCGACCAGGTCGCTCTACGACGCGCAGATCGAGATCCACAACCGGCTCCGCTTCCAGCGCTGGCAGGAGGAAGAGGGGGAGTACTACGTGCGCCTCTTCGGGCGCGCGAGCGTGACCGACCTCGACGAGATGTTCTCGCGACTGATGGAGATCGCCGTCCAGCGATACCTCCAGCAGCCGGCGCCCACGCCGGCTCCGGGCGGGCGCTGACGCCGTGCTGGCGTGGGTCCGGCTGCTGCTGGCCCGTCCCGAGGCGCGCCGGCGAGGGCGAGACCCGCTCGGCCCTCGCGGCGAGCGCCTCGCGAAGCGTTTCCTCCGCGATGCCGGGTACAAAGCGCTGGACGCCAATGTTCGCACCAGCGCCGGCGAGATCGACCTCATCGTCGAGGCCCCTGATCGTCGCACGGTTGTGTTCGTCGAGGTGAAGACCCGGCGCGTCGGCGCGGTGCGTCCGGGCGGTTCTCCACCGCCCGAGGCGAGCGTCCACGCACGCAAACGCGCGAAGCTCGTCCTTCTCGCGAAACAGATCTCGCGCGCTCGTGGGTGGACCGACCGCCCGTTGCGCATCGACGTCGTCGCGATCGAGGCCCCGGAGGTCGGGGAACCCACGATCCGGCATTTCGTCAACGCCGTCTCAGGGTGAGCCGTTCGTTCGGATCGAGGGCAGGATGCCGGACTCGTCTGGTTGCAGACTCGACAGGCGCGTCGACGCGCGCCGGGACGCGTCCTGCGCCTGCGAGACATCGATCTCCACCGGCACGATCAGACTGAACATCGACCCCGACCCGGGAGCGCTCTCGAGCTGGATCTCGCCCTGAAGGATGTGCGCGAGTTCCCGCGCGATCGCCAGGCCCAGGCCGGTGCCGCCGTGCTGCTTGGTGTGGCCCGCGTCGAGCTGCCTGAACTTCTCGAAGATCGCCTCGTGAAACTCCTCGGGGATGCCCGGGCCCGTGTCGAGCACGCTGACGCGGATGCGCGGCATCCCGTGGGCGTCGCGGATGCGCTCGGCGCGGAGCGTGATCCGCCCGTCCTCGGGGGTGAACTTCACGGCGTTGCTGAGGAAGTTGAAGACGACCTGCTGGAACTTGCGCGGATCGGTGGTGACCACCGGCAGCGCGCCCTGGCCTTCGGTCGGGGGGGATTCGAGCGTGAGCCGGATCCGCTTGCGGTCCGCCTGGGGGCGGATGAGCCCCAGCAGCCCGTCGCAGGTCTCGACGACGTTCATCTGCTCCACGCGCACGTCGATGCGACCCGCTTCGATCTTCGCCATCTCGAGGAGCTCGTTGATCATCTCCAGCAGCGACCGCCCGGCGTTGACGATGTTGTCGAGGTACCTCGACCGCTTCGCCAGCATCGCGAGCTCCTCGTCGGTCTTGGTTCCCCGGTTCGAGTCCGACTCGGCGATGCTCTGCAGCAGCTCGGCGAACCCGATGATCGAGTTGAGGGGCGTGCGCAGCTCGTGGCTCACGTTCGCGAGGAACTCGCCCTTGAGCTTGGCCGATTCGTAGAGCGCGATGTTGCTGCGCGAGAGCTCGTCGACGCGAAGGTCAAGAGAACGGTTGATCGTGCGCAGGCGGTCCGTGCTCTCGGTCAGGCCCTGCAGCATCTCGTTGAAGGTCTGGCCGAGCTCCTCGAACTCGTCGCCCGTGGTGATCTGCGAGCGCGCCGACAGGTCGCCCCGACGCACGAGGTCCGCGACCTCTCGCAGCGTGCGCACCGGCTTGAGGATGATCCTCGTCGTGATGAGGTAGAACACCATCGACGCGAAGAGGCCGGCGAGCACGCCGGCGACGACGAGGTACATCCGGTTGATGAGCAGCAGGCTCTGCGCCTGGGGCGAGCGGCGTTCGAGGAGGAGCACGCTGACGAGCTCCCTGGTGTCCGGCTCGCGCTGCGCCCGCGCGTAGCGGTAGATGCGGTCCCCGTCCCAGATCGCCTCGTGGTGCTCGCTGATGGGCTCGCGCCGGGTCCTGCGGAAACGCTCAACCGCCGCCGCCAGAAAGGCCGAGTCCGCCGCCGCCGCGTCCAGGTCCGCGGCGGGGATCCGCCGGATGACCGGCTCGTCGGGGCGCGAGGGCGGCGCGTCGGCAGGCGCCGGCGCCCGGGATGTCGGGAACGCGAGATCGAACGCCGACCCGTCGCCCTCGGAGGTGCGCTCCCACAGGCGTGAGATCTGTCGAGAGGTCTCGAGCTGGCTCGCGTCCACGACGCTGAGCGTGCGGAACCAGGGCACCAGGAGCGCCGACGAGATGATGAGCACGATCGCCGCCCCGAACAGGAGCTGGCATTTCGTCGCGAGGCTGACGCCCCGGAGCATCGACTGGATGGTGTTGGAGGGCCGATCCATGCGAGGGTGTGTCCCGACGGGTGACCCGCCCAGTCTACTCGATGGGCTCGTAGAGCATCACACGCTCGATGGTGTTGTCGTCGCGCATGATCGCGGCCTTCGGTCGGTGGGCCCGGTGTTCGTCGTCGGTCATGAGGGCGAAGTGCATCACGATCACCTTGTCGCCCGGCTCGACCAGGTGCGCCGCCGCCCCGTTGACCTCGATCTTGCCCGACCCCGGCTCGCCCCAGAAGACATAGGTCTCGAAGCGCGCGCCGGTGCGGCAGTTGGCGACGAGCACCGCGTCGTTCACGCGCAGGCCGATGGCGCGGAGGATGTCGGCGTCGATGGTGATCGAGCCGACGTAGTCGGGCAGGGCCTTGGTGACCGTCGCCCGGTGAACTTTGGAATGGAGGACCTTGCGAAGCATCGACGTCAGTCTCTCGCGTCCGATCGCGCATCGGCGCGAGGCGACCACTCGCTGGGCGTCGGCTTGGCGCGGTGCAGCCCGGCGCGATCGAGCCCGCCCGGCCCGGCCGCCCCGGGAACGGTCAGGCGAGGCGCGTCGCCCCAGAGCATCTCCAGGTCGTAGTGCAGGCGTGTCTGGGGCTCGAAGAGGTGCACGACGACATCGACGAAGTCGAGGACGATCCAGGTCGGGTTCAGGTCATGGGTGTTGGAACGGAACATCGACATGCCCTGCGCGTCGCCGATCTTCTCGACATTGCGCGCGGCGCTGCGCATCTGCACGTCCGATGTGCCCGACGCGATGACGAAGAAGTCCGTCAGCTGGCTCTTGCCGCGCAGGTCGAGGACCACCAGATCCGTGCACTTGTCGGAGGCGAGCTCCGCGGCGGCGGCGAGGGCGAACTCGCGGGCCTTCTCGTGATCCCGGCCGGGCTGGGGCCTGGGCGAGGCGGGCGTCTGCCCTGCGTCGTCGATAGCGTCGGTCTTGCGTGGGTTCTTCATCGCTGTGTCCAAGAGAGTAGGGGGCCGCGCCGGGGCGGTTCCACGCCCGGGGGTGACGACGCTGCTGGGAGGGCCGGAACAGAAACGCGGGGCGGCGCGTCGGCGCCGCCCCGCGCAGGGGGTGCTGGGTCAGGGCGTGGGCCCGATTACTGGAGGCCGATCATCGAGGCGAACATCGGGCCGAACTTCACGGTGAGGCCCGCGAAGACGACGGCGACGATCGAGATCAGCTTGATGAGGATGTTGAGAGACGGGCCGGAGGTGTCCTTGAAGGGGTCGCCGACGGTGTCGCCCACGACGGTGGCCTTGTGGTCGTCGGAGCCCTTGCCGTAGACATAGGCCGCGCCCTTGCCGTTGCGGACGTAGTCCTCGGCGCGGGCCGCGATCGCGTCACGGATCTCGGCCGGGACCTTCTCGCGCGAGGCGGCGTTGGCGATGAAGTCATCGGCGGTGATGCGCCCGTACGACTCGAGGAGCTTCTTGGCGTTGTCCCACGCGCCGCCGGCGTTGGCCATGAAGATGGCGACGGCGAAGCCGGAGGTCAGGCCGCCGGCGAGCATGCCGACCACGCCCGGCACGCCGAGCACGAGGCCGACGACGATGGGGACGATGATCGCCAGGGCGGAGGGCACGACCATCTCGCGCTGCGCGCCGGCGGTCGAGATCGACACGCAGGACGCGTAGTCGGGGTAGTTGACGCCCTCGTGCTGGACCTGCTTGGGCCACTTCTCGGGGTCGGCGATGTCGGCCTCGGACATGCCCTGCGCGCGGAAGGCGGCGCGCATCTTGGCGAACTGGCGGCGACACTCGATCATCATCGCGTTCGCGGCGCGACCGACGGCGCTCATGGTCATGGCGCAGAAGAGGAACGCGAGGAGCACGCCCATGAACAGGCCGCCCAGCACGCGCGGGTTCAGAAGCGTGACCTCGTAGAACCCGAGGATGTCGGAGACCTGCGCGTTGCGGGCCGCGACGACCTCGATGTCGGTGCGGGCGTCCGCCGGGCCGCCGGTCAGGCGCAGCAGGCGGGCCTCGGAGAAGGTGGTCTCGCCCGAGTGGGCGGCGGAGACGGCGAAGGTGGAGCCGACGGAGAGGTTGTCGGCGTTGCCTGCGGTCTTCTGGGCGCGATCGACGAGCAGGCCCGCGTCGCGGGTCCCGTCGGCGAGCACGATCGCGAACTTGCCGTAGCCCTGGTAGATCGCCGCGCCGGCGAAGGACGCGTCAACCTGCACCTCGCGGGCGCGGGCGAAGCTGTCGGCCTGCGTGGTGAGCTGGATCTGCACGATCTGGATGTAGGCGGCGAAGAGCGCGAGCGCCGTGAGGGCCGCCGAGCCGATGGCGAAGCCCTTGCCGGTCGCGGCGGTGGTGTTGCCCAGCGAGTCGAGCATGTCGGTGCGCTGGCGGACGTGGGGGGGCTGACCGGTCATCTCGGCGTTGCCGCCGGCGTTGTCGGCGATGGGGCCGTACGCGTCGGTCGCGAGGGTGATGCCGAGGGTGGCCAGCATGCCGACGGCGGCGATGCCGACGCCGTAGAGACCCATGAGGAACGACTCGCCGCCGCCGGCGAGGGTGAAGGCGGCGATGATCGCGACGGAGACGGTGATGAGGGCGGCCCAGGTGGACTTCATGCCCTCGGCGATGCCGGCGATGATGACGGTCGCGGGGCCGGTGAGCGCCTGGCGCGCGATGCGCTTGGTCGGCTCGTGCTCGTACGAGGTGTAGTACTCGGTCGCGATCGCGATGACGTTGCCTGCGATGAGGCCGGCGACGATCGCGAGGGCGAGGCGCCACCAGGAGGAGCCGAGCGCCGCGAGGGCGGTCGACGCGTCGCCGCTGCCCAGCAGCAGCCACAGGATGCCGAAGCAGCCGACGCCGATGAGCGCCGACGCGACGTAGACGCCGGTGTGGAGGCCCTTGAGGAGCTGCGCGAAGGACGCGTTCTCCTTGGCCTTGACGGTGAAGATGCCGGCGATCGAGCAGAGGATGCCCAGGCCGGCGATCGCGATGGGCGCGAGCGCGAGCTTCATGCCCAGCTCGACGGACTGCGTGTAGGCGAGGCCCGCGCCGGTGACGGCGGCGGCGCCGAGCGCCATGGTCGCGAGCATCGAGCCGTAGTACGACTCGTACAGGTCGGCGCCCATGCCGGCGACGTCGCCGACGTTGTCGCCCACGTTGTCGGCGATGGTGGCGGGGTTGCGTGCGTCGTCCTCGGGGATGCCCGCCTCGACCTTGCCGACCAGGTCGGCGCCCACGTCGGCGGCCTTGGTGTAGATGCCGCCGCCGACACGCGCGAACAGCGCCTGCGTCGACGCGCCCATGCCGAAGGAGAGCATGACCGTGGTCATCGCGACCAGGCCCTGGGGCGTGCCCTTGGCGATGCCGAAGGCGTCACCGAAGGTATTGAAGATGAAGAACCACAGCGAGACGTCGAGCAGCGCGAAGCCGACGACGACCAGGCCCATCACGGCGCCCGAGCGGAACGCGACGGTCAGGCCCTCGTTGAGCGAGGCCTTGGCGGCGTTGGCGGTGCGCGCCGACGCGTTGGTCGCCATCTTCATGCCGAACCAGCCGCAGAGACCGGAGAACAGGCCGGCGAGCGGGACGCCGATCATGGTCATCGCGGCCTGCAGGTTGAGCTGCCAGAGGATCGCGAGCAGGCCGATCAGGACGACGAAGACGATCGCGACGACCTTGTACTGGCGCGTGAGGTAGGCCATCGCGCCCTCGCGCACGGCCTGCGCGATGCGGATCATCTCCGCGTCGCCCTCGGACTTGGACATGACCATCCGCGAGAAGACGAAGGCCATGATCAACGCCGCGACGGCGCCGATCGGGCCGAGCAGGTACGGCGAGAAGGGTGTAAACGCGCCGGCCGTCGATCCCGTCGGGAGAGCGGCGGTCGCCAGATGCAACGCTGCAGAAGCGAGTTCGGTCACCGTCAGAGCTCCTCACGCAGATGGTGGGGTGATGTCCAGCGCGGCGTGCGAATGCGCCGAGTGGACGAACCGCCTGTGGGCGTCGATGCGAAGACGACGCCGCGGACGGGCGGAATATAGCGATCACAAACTTGACGAGCGAACGGACCGCCACAGGTCCTTCACGGGCCCGACGCTCACCGAATCATCCTCATCGGCCCTTTCGGCGCCGGAGGACGCAATTCAGGGAACGGTCAGGCCGGGGTCCGGAACCCGCCGCGCGCCGCGACGATGCGGTTGGCGCTCTTGCGCTGCGCACGACGACGACGCTCCGAGGGCTTCTCGAAGTACTGCTTGCGCTTCACATCCTTGGTCAGGCCCTCTTTCTCGCAGAGCTTCTTGAAGCGCCGCTGGAGCTGCTCGACCGACTCGCCGCTACGCGCACGAACGCGGATCGCCATAACCGTCACTATCCTTCCAGCCGCTTGAAGGGCGGCAGCGTGTGAATCACATCAGGCCCGCGAGGCGCAGGCCGACAACCATTCCCGCCACTCAGGCCGGGAGTCAGGCCGAGAGTATCCCGCCCAGACCCCTCCCGGACAAGCGGACCGGGCCATGAATCCGGGCCGCGCCCGCCAGACACGACCCCCCCGAAAGGCCTCCGAGTGTTGCTCGTCGACGCGTACAACGCGATCCATGTCACCGGCGTGCTGCCCCCGCACCTGGCCGGGATCGACGCGCCGGCGCTGGCCGAGCTGGTCTCCGGATCGCGCTGGGGCCGGGGGAAAGCCCTGCTTGTCTGCGATGGGACAAGGCCGCGCGGCTGGCCCCGGGCGGTCGGGGGCGTTGAGTTGCGCTTCGCCGGGCCCGGTCGCGACGCGGACACCCTCATCGAGCGGCTGCTGCGAGATTCCCCAGACCCGCGCCGGGTCACGGTCGTGTCCTCGGACCAGCGCCTGCGCCGGGCAGCCAAGCGGGCGGGCGCCGCCTCGATCACCAGCGAGGGGTTCCTGGCGCAGCTCGCCTCCGACATCGACGCCCCCAAAGCGCGCGCCGTGTCGCCCGCAGCCGGCAAGCCCGAGGTCCCGCTCGACCCCTACGCCCTGCGCCGGTGGCTTGAGGAGTTCGGGCTGGGCCCCGACGAGCTGCGTCGAATCGCCGGGGAGGCGAGCGCATGCAGGGCGGCGCCGCTCAAGGTCGAGCCGACGAGGGATCACGACGCCCCGCGACGCGCCGGGGAGGGCCGAGCTGCCGCGCGGCGAGAGCCCACGCCGCCGGCCGGGGAGTCGCGCCCGCTGGACCTGTCGGACGCCCAGCTCCACGCCATGCTCGCCGACGCTCTCAAGATGTGGCCCGGCGCGGATCTTCCTGCCGATCTCGACATCACCCAATGGCTCGCCACCCTCACCGACGATCCGCTCTCGCCGCCCTCGCGCTCTGCGCGCTCGTCGCGGTGACGACCGCCTGCAGTTCGACGCCCTCGCCCCCCTGGGTGTCGGGCGGGCGTTTCGTCGACCTGCCCGAGACGCTCGACATGCGCTCGGTGCACGTCGCCGCCCGTCTCTCGTTGGAGGCGCAGGGGTACACCATCGAGTCCGACAGCGTGACGCAGACTCGCGGCGAGATCCTCGCGCGCTCGCCGGTGAGCGATTCGCCCGGTTTTTTCCGCTCGGCGATCGTCGTGAAGACACGGCGCGACATCGAGGGTCCCATCCGTCTCACGGTCTCGCGCTGGCCCTCTGAGAGCCGCGACCATGAGACCAACGCCACGCTGAGCATG contains:
- a CDS encoding peptidyl-prolyl cis-trans isomerase; this translates as MRPRPEPRRTALMLVLACGVAITLAPLGGCSGQRSRANEDRILKRAGLTPTERQPGTPADQEREGSQLQGVRAAAPESIADVRILVGSPDMQTDPTPARTEPAPRRSATEDASPAGPGATDTPTSSAPARAGGEPSGFVDSVVGQINGRPVYASEFFAPMDARLRSEAARLPPARWVEQTRQIVLNALRERMREELLLAEFQASLTREQRQGLLAFVGNLRQRLVAENLGSESLASSRLEEAEGLTLDQKIQQQRDTEIIRAQLTRAVGDRLYVSWREIELEYERNYDQYNPAPIARLRMIQVPAANTERVDAVREALASGTPFAEVASSSSDFRASEGGLWTIAVERGGYEATRIFAPDELNRVAVGLSPGQVSEPFAWANSTVWLHLEAIEQPPTRSLYDAQIEIHNRLRFQRWQEEEGEYYVRLFGRASVTDLDEMFSRLMEIAVQRYLQQPAPTPAPGGR
- a CDS encoding YraN family protein, which translates into the protein MLAWVRLLLARPEARRRGRDPLGPRGERLAKRFLRDAGYKALDANVRTSAGEIDLIVEAPDRRTVVFVEVKTRRVGAVRPGGSPPPEASVHARKRAKLVLLAKQISRARGWTDRPLRIDVVAIEAPEVGEPTIRHFVNAVSG
- a CDS encoding HAMP domain-containing histidine kinase, encoding MDRPSNTIQSMLRGVSLATKCQLLFGAAIVLIISSALLVPWFRTLSVVDASQLETSRQISRLWERTSEGDGSAFDLAFPTSRAPAPADAPPSRPDEPVIRRIPAADLDAAAADSAFLAAAVERFRRTRREPISEHHEAIWDGDRIYRYARAQREPDTRELVSVLLLERRSPQAQSLLLINRMYLVVAGVLAGLFASMVFYLITTRIILKPVRTLREVADLVRRGDLSARSQITTGDEFEELGQTFNEMLQGLTESTDRLRTINRSLDLRVDELSRSNIALYESAKLKGEFLANVSHELRTPLNSIIGFAELLQSIAESDSNRGTKTDEELAMLAKRSRYLDNIVNAGRSLLEMINELLEMAKIEAGRIDVRVEQMNVVETCDGLLGLIRPQADRKRIRLTLESPPTEGQGALPVVTTDPRKFQQVVFNFLSNAVKFTPEDGRITLRAERIRDAHGMPRIRVSVLDTGPGIPEEFHEAIFEKFRQLDAGHTKQHGGTGLGLAIARELAHILQGEIQLESAPGSGSMFSLIVPVEIDVSQAQDASRRASTRLSSLQPDESGILPSIRTNGSP
- a CDS encoding aspartate 1-decarboxylase, whose product is MLRKVLHSKVHRATVTKALPDYVGSITIDADILRAIGLRVNDAVLVANCRTGARFETYVFWGEPGSGKIEVNGAAAHLVEPGDKVIVMHFALMTDDEHRAHRPKAAIMRDDNTIERVMLYEPIE
- the rsfS gene encoding ribosome silencing factor, encoding MKNPRKTDAIDDAGQTPASPRPQPGRDHEKAREFALAAAAELASDKCTDLVVLDLRGKSQLTDFFVIASGTSDVQMRSAARNVEKIGDAQGMSMFRSNTHDLNPTWIVLDFVDVVVHLFEPQTRLHYDLEMLWGDAPRLTVPGAAGPGGLDRAGLHRAKPTPSEWSPRADARSDARD
- a CDS encoding sodium-translocating pyrophosphatase, translated to MTELASAALHLATAALPTGSTAGAFTPFSPYLLGPIGAVAALIMAFVFSRMVMSKSEGDAEMIRIAQAVREGAMAYLTRQYKVVAIVFVVLIGLLAILWQLNLQAAMTMIGVPLAGLFSGLCGWFGMKMATNASARTANAAKASLNEGLTVAFRSGAVMGLVVVGFALLDVSLWFFIFNTFGDAFGIAKGTPQGLVAMTTVMLSFGMGASTQALFARVGGGIYTKAADVGADLVGKVEAGIPEDDARNPATIADNVGDNVGDVAGMGADLYESYYGSMLATMALGAAAVTGAGLAYTQSVELGMKLALAPIAIAGLGILCSIAGIFTVKAKENASFAQLLKGLHTGVYVASALIGVGCFGILWLLLGSGDASTALAALGSSWWRLALAIVAGLIAGNVIAIATEYYTSYEHEPTKRIARQALTGPATVIIAGIAEGMKSTWAALITVSVAIIAAFTLAGGGESFLMGLYGVGIAAVGMLATLGITLATDAYGPIADNAGGNAEMTGQPPHVRQRTDMLDSLGNTTAATGKGFAIGSAALTALALFAAYIQIVQIQLTTQADSFARAREVQVDASFAGAAIYQGYGKFAIVLADGTRDAGLLVDRAQKTAGNADNLSVGSTFAVSAAHSGETTFSEARLLRLTGGPADARTDIEVVAARNAQVSDILGFYEVTLLNPRVLGGLFMGVLLAFLFCAMTMSAVGRAANAMMIECRRQFAKMRAAFRAQGMSEADIADPEKWPKQVQHEGVNYPDYASCVSISTAGAQREMVVPSALAIIVPIVVGLVLGVPGVVGMLAGGLTSGFAVAIFMANAGGAWDNAKKLLESYGRITADDFIANAASREKVPAEIRDAIAARAEDYVRNGKGAAYVYGKGSDDHKATVVGDTVGDPFKDTSGPSLNILIKLISIVAVVFAGLTVKFGPMFASMIGLQ
- the rpsU gene encoding 30S ribosomal protein S21, with protein sequence MAIRVRARSGESVEQLQRRFKKLCEKEGLTKDVKRKQYFEKPSERRRRAQRKSANRIVAARGGFRTPA
- a CDS encoding NYN domain-containing protein — its product is MLVDAYNAIHVTGVLPPHLAGIDAPALAELVSGSRWGRGKALLVCDGTRPRGWPRAVGGVELRFAGPGRDADTLIERLLRDSPDPRRVTVVSSDQRLRRAAKRAGAASITSEGFLAQLASDIDAPKARAVSPAAGKPEVPLDPYALRRWLEEFGLGPDELRRIAGEASACRAAPLKVEPTRDHDAPRRAGEGRAAARREPTPPAGESRPLDLSDAQLHAMLADALKMWPGADLPADLDITQWLATLTDDPLSPPSRSARSSR